The genomic window TGGGCCGGGTAGCTGCTCGGGTAGCTGTAGCCGAGGACGAAGCGCTTGGTCGCGCCCTGGCAGTGGTACATCTTCGAGCCGTCGTACGGGGCCTCGGCCGGGTAGCCGCGGACCTTCATGTTCTTGACCTTGTTGGCGGCGGGGGCGTTGAACCACACCGGCAGGGCCGAACCGAGGCGCTCCTCAAGGGACTTGGAGCCCTTCTCGGGCTTCACGTGGAGGACGGCGTAGTCGTACGCGGCGGCCACGGTGCCCTGGCTGGCGGCACCGCCCTTGATCCAGGTGCCGGAGGTGGTGGCCCAGTCGGCCCAGGCGACGCCGTACGGGGAGACGTTGCTCGCGCGGTAGTTCTTCGACGCCTGGCTGATGTTCAGCTTGGCGGTGTTGTTGAAGGACGGGACGAAGGCGATGTTGCGGTACCAGCCGCCGCCCTTGCCCGCGTGCACGCAGTGCCCGGCGGTCCACACGAGGTTGGACTTGCCCGGGTGCGCCGGGTCCTTCACCACGGCGGCCGAGCAGACGCTGGAGCCCTGGGGCGTGGTGAAGAAGAGCTTGCCGACCGGCGGGGCGTACTTGTGGTAGGTCGCCTTGACCTTGGCGGCCTGCTGCTTCTTGACCTTGCCGTCGGGCAGCCAGACCTGGGTGGTCTTGCCGGCCCCCTTCGCCGTGTTGCCCGCCTCCGCGATCGTCGGCAGCTGCGCCATGTTCTCCTTGGCCTCGGCGATGCGCTCCGGGGTCCAGAAGTCCTCGATGTAGGGGTTGGCGAAGTCCTCCGCCTTGGAGGCCCAGTCGCTGCCGAAGTCCTGCCAGCCACCGTCCTTCCACTTCTGCAGCGCGTCACCGGTGAGTTCGGTGGGCACGCCCTCCGGGAGCTTGAAGCCGCCGACGGTCGTGTCACCGCCGCTCTCGTTCTCGCCGGTGTCGATGTTGTCGCCCGCGTCCGCCTGGGCGGTCGTCGACGCCGAGGCCTTCGCCCCGTCGTCCTCGGTCTTGCTGCAGGCCGTGGTGGTGACCATGACCGCGGCGATCACGGCGGCTGCGGCCGTGAGGCCGCGGCGGCGTATGGATGGCATGGAGCCTGTCCCCCGTTGTGGCTTGAAGTTGTCATGCCCCCGCTTGACCGGGGCGAGACAACTATGCACGCGCGCGGGCGCGGAATGATCGTCAGGGCGACCCTCGCGGCGACTCCGCACACAACAACTACGTGGCGGATATCTATCCGTGATGTGACGTCATGTCACAGCAGACACCGGATGCTCCCCGCACATCCCCAACTCACAGCGTTTTCACATTGATTGATTCGTCATCAGTCCGACACCTCCCGACACTTGTGCGCTACCCACGAGTAAGGCGAACCTGACCTGCGCATGCCATCCCCACACCCGGCATCCCCCCGCGCCGCGGTCCACCAGGAGGACGCAGTGAAGACAAGCTCCCGCATAGGAAGATCCGTGCTCACCGTCGGCGGCGCCCTCGCGCTGGTCGTCGGCATCGCGGGCAGCGCGTACGCGGCTCCGCCCGCCGCGCTGCCCGCCAACGCCGAGGCCCTGGAGACGACCTGGCAGCCGGCGTACGACTACGACACCGACGGCTGTTACCCGACCCCCGCGATCGGCCCCACGGGCACGGTCAACGGCGGCCTCAGCCCGACCGGTTCACTCAGCGGCGACTGCCACGACCAGTCCGACCTGGACAACACCAACGGCTACTCGCGCTACAAGTGCAACAACGGCTGGTGCGCGATCATGTACGACCTCTACTTCGAGAAGGACCAGGCGCTCGCCAACAGCAGCATCGGCGGCCACCGGCACGACTGGGAGCACGTCGTCGTGTGGGTGCAGAACGGCACGGCCCGGTACGTCTCGACGTCCAACCACGGCGACTTCACCGTGCACGCCGCGTCCTCGGTCCTCTGGTCCGGCACGCACCCCAAGATCGTCTACCACAAGGACGGCATCAGCACGCACTGCTTCCGCATCGCGGGCTCCGGCGACGAGCCGCCGGAGAACCACGAGCGCACCTGGCAGTACCCGCCGCTCGTCGGCTGGAACGGCTACCCGTCGACCGCCATTCGCAACACCCTCGCCGCGTACAACTTCGGCAGCGCCAACTTCGGCCTCAAGGACGGCAGTTTCGCCTCCAACCTCGCGGCGGCGATGCCGTCGGGGATCTCGTTCGACCCGAACGCCTGACGGACCGACCGGTCGCGACTGACGTGAGCCACTCCGGGACGGTTCACCGCCCCGGAGTGGCTCACGGCTGGTGAGCCGTGAGCGTCCCCAGGGGAACGTCCGTCTCGAAGCCGCCTGGACTACGGCGCCGACGCCAGCGCCAGGAACCCCACCAGGTAGGCGGCCACGAACAGGGGCGGCACCCACTGTTCCAGGCGGGTCAGGGGCACGTACCGGCGCCAGTCCTCACCCTCCCCCAGTTCGGTCCATTCGGCGCGGGAGTAGGCGTAGGCGGGGAGCCGGTTCTCGAACGCGCCGATCACCGCCCACTTCGCGGTGTTCAGCTGGCGGTAGGAACGGACCATCAGGTACCACGCCACGCACTGCCCGACGAGGATCAGCAGACCGGCGAGGAGCAGCCAGACCGACACCCTGCCCGGACGCGGACCCAGCCCGCCGACCATGGCCGTGGCGATCGCGCTGTTGAGCGACAGGAAGAAGGTGTTGGCAGCGCCTCGCCGCGCGCTGACGCGGTCGGCCGTCTCGACACAGAGCTTGTACTGCTCGAAGAGCACGCCCAGATAAGGGGTGTTGGCGGGCGTGTAACTGTCTGGGTCGACTTCGGAGTTCCACAGGGAGTGGTGGAGGTCTGCCATCCGCTCATCATGTCCGCCGCGCCGGGGACCCGTCGGTACGGGCCCTAAGGTGCCACGAAAGAGCGAATCCGGCCCGGTAATCCCCTTTGTTCGATTGCGCGTTGTAGCTGGCTCCGATCTGTTGTTTTTCATGACTGATCACCCTCCCTTCGGGACTCCCCGGCGGCGCCAGCGCCCGCTGTTCGGATGTGCGTTACGGCTCCTGGGCTTGGCGGGGACGATCTGGGGCGGGCTGATGGTGATCATGGCCGCCAAACGGATCAACACCGTCTTCATCCCGGTCGCGCTGCGCACCCAGCCCATGTGGCTGGACGTGCTCATCGTCGCGGGGTTCGGGCTCTGGGGCGCGGTGTCGCTGCTGGTGGGCCTGCGCATGCGGCGGCACGGGCGGCGCCATCACGTCCGGGTGGTCCGGACGATGGAGGAGGCCCGGCGGGAGCCGTACGTCCTCTATCTGCGCCCCTTCGCCGAGGACGCCACGGGCACCCTGATGCGGCACGCGTTCAGCCGTTGGATGGGGGTGGGCGGCTCACTGGTGAGCGGCAGTTCGCTCACACTGGAGGAGGGCGTGTGCCGGACATTCAGCGGTTTCGGCCGTCCGCTCGCCGTGGGCGAACCCGACGAGGCACTCCCCCTCGCCGGCTCCCGCCGCCTGTACCTCCCCCTCCACGACTGGCAGCCCACCGTCACCTCGCTCATCACCGACGCCCGCCTGGTCCTCCTGGTGGCCGGCACCAGCGAGGGCACCCTGTGGGAACTGACCGAGGTGATGCGCCTG from Streptomyces sp. DSM 40750 includes these protein-coding regions:
- a CDS encoding trypsin-like serine peptidase, with translation MPSIRRRGLTAAAAVIAAVMVTTTACSKTEDDGAKASASTTAQADAGDNIDTGENESGGDTTVGGFKLPEGVPTELTGDALQKWKDGGWQDFGSDWASKAEDFANPYIEDFWTPERIAEAKENMAQLPTIAEAGNTAKGAGKTTQVWLPDGKVKKQQAAKVKATYHKYAPPVGKLFFTTPQGSSVCSAAVVKDPAHPGKSNLVWTAGHCVHAGKGGGWYRNIAFVPSFNNTAKLNISQASKNYRASNVSPYGVAWADWATTSGTWIKGGAASQGTVAAAYDYAVLHVKPEKGSKSLEERLGSALPVWFNAPAANKVKNMKVRGYPAEAPYDGSKMYHCQGATKRFVLGYSYPSSYPAQYMVGCTMNGGASGGPWFMTHKGKTYLVSNNSLSDRSTFITGPRLGKNAKEVYLATSKKFK
- a CDS encoding NPP1 family protein, translating into MPSPHPASPRAAVHQEDAVKTSSRIGRSVLTVGGALALVVGIAGSAYAAPPAALPANAEALETTWQPAYDYDTDGCYPTPAIGPTGTVNGGLSPTGSLSGDCHDQSDLDNTNGYSRYKCNNGWCAIMYDLYFEKDQALANSSIGGHRHDWEHVVVWVQNGTARYVSTSNHGDFTVHAASSVLWSGTHPKIVYHKDGISTHCFRIAGSGDEPPENHERTWQYPPLVGWNGYPSTAIRNTLAAYNFGSANFGLKDGSFASNLAAAMPSGISFDPNA
- a CDS encoding RipA family octameric membrane protein yields the protein MADLHHSLWNSEVDPDSYTPANTPYLGVLFEQYKLCVETADRVSARRGAANTFFLSLNSAIATAMVGGLGPRPGRVSVWLLLAGLLILVGQCVAWYLMVRSYRQLNTAKWAVIGAFENRLPAYAYSRAEWTELGEGEDWRRYVPLTRLEQWVPPLFVAAYLVGFLALASAP